In one window of Musa acuminata AAA Group cultivar baxijiao chromosome BXJ3-2, Cavendish_Baxijiao_AAA, whole genome shotgun sequence DNA:
- the LOC135630686 gene encoding pectinesterase inhibitor 9-like, giving the protein MLPKVALLLFFVLPHAACTSAPAPAPMSQEEDATQFIRARCGATRYPDVCFTSLSLYAADVHRSPVRLACLASNVTLGHLLSLCSHVSALRKAGAGREAAALRDCTDTLGDAADQVGRTTSELGRLQDPLERSEVAWRVSNAQTWMSAALTNEDTCSDGFQDVGGGGTSAIEADVRRRVEKVKQYTSNALALVNSLVDRR; this is encoded by the coding sequence ATGCTTCCAAAGGTCGCCCTTTTACTGTTCTTCGTCCTCCCCCACGCCGCCTGCACGTCGGCGCCAGCGCCGGCGCCGATGAGCCAAGAAGAGGACGCCACCCAGTTCATCCGAGCCCGGTGCGGCGCCACCCGCTACCCGGACGTTTGTTTCACGTCGCTCTCCCTCTACGCCGCTGACGTCCACcgcagccccgtccggctcgcttGCCTCGCATCCAACGTCACCCTCGGCCACCTCCTCTCCCTCTGCTCCCACGTCTCCGCCCTTCGCAAAGCCGGAGCCGGGCGGGAGGCGGCCGCGCTGCGGGACTGCACGGACACGCTGGGCGACGCGGCGGACCAGGTGGGGCGGACCACCTCGGAGCTGGGCCGGCTGCAGGATCCCCTGGAGAGGTCGGAGGTGGCGTGGCGGGTCTCCAACGCCCAGACGTGGATGAGCGCGGCGCTGACCAACGAGGACACCTGCTCCGACGGCTTCCAGGACGTGGGCGGCGGGGGCACCAGCGCCATCGAGGCCGACGTGCGCCGCCGGGTGGAGAAGGTGAAGCAGTACACCAGCAACGCCCTTGCCCTGGTCAACAGCCTCGTTGACCGCCGATGA
- the LOC135630656 gene encoding ribonuclease 3-like protein 2, with the protein MAEVGGGMRLAVTEIERLLNYTFRDPSLLEEALTHSSYAGHRSYERLEFVGDAVLGLAITSFFYLSDPTLEPRFLTELRIANASTEKLARVAVRHRLYRFLRRICRDLDQLVSKFTDLAMMEPEEDIVQMTYGGTTLEAPKVLADIVESIAAAVYFDCDSDLQLFWTVFRGILEPIITPEMMMEHPVMALYKLCQKHRKIVDISSSFDGSSNTVKVVVDGEVMGIGFSKQKNLARLHAARDALQRLSALQAADREEGDAGAEAEVGAKQKLNELCNKKHWMNPTYRIEQEQGPDHCKTFICSVQVKTEDKIFVISGDSKPKVRVAENSAAFKMLTEVLGDAIIPSCT; encoded by the exons ATGGCGGAGGTGGGCGGCGGAATGCGGTTAGCGGTGACGGAGATCGAGCGCCTCCTTAATTACACGTTCCGTGATCCCTCTCTACTGGAGGAGGCCCTCACCCACTCCTCCTATGCTGGCCACCGCTCGTATGAGCGCCTTGAGTTCGTCGGCGATGCCGTCCTTGGCCTCGCCATCACCAGCTTCTTCTACCTCTCCGATCCCACACTGGAACCCAGATTCCTGACCGAGCTCCGCATAGCCAATGCCTCCACCGAGAAGCTCGCCCGAGTCGCCGTCCGCCACCGTCTCTACCGATTCCTCCGCCGCATCTGCCGCGACCTCGATCAGCTG GTGAGCAAATTCACGGATTTGGCAATGATGGAGCCCGAGGAAGACATCGTTCAAATGACGTACGGCGGTACCACCCTCGAAGCCCCCAAAGTGCTAGCCGATATCGTCGAGTCTATCGCGGCCGCAGTCTACTTCGACTGCGATTCCGATCTGCAGTTGTTCTGGACG GTTTTCAGGGGCATCTTGGAGCCGATCATCACTCCGGAGATGATGATGGAGCACCCCGTGATGGCCCTCTATAAGCTCTGTCAGAAGCACCGCAAAATAGTCGATATTTCGAGTTCTTTTGATGGTTCTTCGAACACTGTCAAGGTCGTCGTGGACGGAGAAGTCATGGGCATTGGCTTCTCCAAACAAAAGAATCTCGCAAGGCTTCACGCGGCGAGAGATGCACTGCAAAGGCTGTCTGCCTTGCAGGCAGCTGATAGGGAGGAAGGTGACGCGGGGGCCGAGGCGGAAGTTGGAGCAAAGCAGAAACTAAACGAGCTATGCAACAAGAAACATTGGATGAATCCCACGTACAG GATTGAACAAGAACAAGGGCCTGATCATTGTAAAACGTTCATCTGCTCTGTTCAAGTCAAAACCGAAGACAAAATCTTTGTCATCTCTGGGGACTCAAAGCCAAAAGTGAGAGTTGCAGAAAATTCAGCAGCATTCAAGATGCTAACAGAAGTACTGGGGGATGCAATTATCCCATCCTGCACCTGA
- the LOC103975489 gene encoding uncharacterized protein LOC103975489 → MYGFDPAIEASKLRLLPRAGIGLGGKKMIQLLFTVLAAEAAATAVLLFNTPLRKLLVLGLDRLKRGRSTVMVKTLAATAVLVLASSIYSMAEIRLRFAELGAPTPTDQILMSRHLLEASLLGYSLFLALIIDRLHLYIGELHGLRNSMKAVMKQNRVIGTAKTGSS, encoded by the exons ATGTATGGATTCGATCCTGCCATTGAGGCTTCGAAGCTGCGCCTTCTTCCTCGCGCTGGGATTGGATTAGGGGGGAAGAAGATGATCCAGCTGCTGTTCACGGTGctggcggcggaggcggcggcgacggcggtgCTCCTCTTCAACACTCCGCTCCGCAAGCTCCTCGTCCTCGGCCTAGACCGCCTCAAGCGCGGCCGTAGCACCGTCATGGTGAAGACGCTGGCCGCCACCGCCGTGCTCGTCCTCGCCTCTAGCATCTACAGCATGGCTGAGATCCGACTCCGCTTCGCCGAGCTCGGGGCCCCCACGCCCACCGACCAGATTCTCATGAGCCGccacctcctcgaagcctccctcCTGG GTTACTCCCTTTTCCTCGCTCTAATAATCGACCGTCTCCACCTCTACATCGGAGAACTGCATGGGCTAAGAAATAGCATGAAGGCTGTGATGAAGCAAAACAGGGTCATAGGGACAGCTAAAACTGGGAGTTCCTGA
- the LOC135583641 gene encoding uncharacterized protein LOC135583641 isoform X1, with protein sequence MPSGAKKRKAARRKKEEGTEQGLGHPPDSPTDASPDNNHDGKEKTSSSSSSSSSSSSSSDEEVEQEERREPAAAVEMEDNATVNDDGEKLEEVAVPVSTEAGVVSVEFLKAEKSEVAVEESAAAAATAVTVVLIDAPVPVDEEVVEAAEAATGTLVTWLEIDSLTHETDAKPAAALEETPVSESPRPSGEFCHSTENIEPTPAPVAELRASWWNCCGLFDVLTASKDSIRSERRKE encoded by the exons ATGCCGTCGGGTGCCAAGAAGCGGAAAGCTGCCCGGCGAAAGAAGGAGGAGGGAACGGAGCAGGGCCTTGGCCACCCACCGGACTCCCCCACCGACGCTTCTCCag ACAACAACCACGACGGTAAGGAAAAGAcgagcagcagcagtagtagcagcagcagcagcagcagcagcagcgacgagGAGGTGGAGCAGGAAGAGCGGAGGGAACCCGCGGCTGCCGTCGAGATGGAGGATAACGCTACAGTTAATGATGACGGTGAGAAGTTGGAGGAGGTGGCAGTTCCTGTCTCCACGGAGGCTGGAGTCGTGAGCGTAGAGTTCCTCAAGGCTGAGAAATCTGAGGTCGCTGTGGAGGAatcagcggcggcagcagcgactgCTGTGACGGTCGTTCTGATCGATGCGCCAGTTCCTGTGGATGAAGAGGTCGTCGAAGCCGCCGAGGCCGCGACGGGGACTCTGGTGACTTGGCTGGAGATTGATTCTTTGACGCATGAGACTGACGCGAAACCAGCGGCCGCTCTGGAAGAAACTCCTGTTTCTGAATCGCCTCGTCCAAGTGGGGAGTTCTGCCATAGCACCGAGAACATTGAG CCCACTCCCGCGCCAGTGGCAgagcttcgagcttcatggtggaATTGCTGCGGATTGTTTGATGTTCTTACGGCTTCCAAAGACAGTATCAGgtcagaaagaagaaaagaatga
- the LOC135583641 gene encoding uncharacterized protein LOC135583641 isoform X2, which yields MPSGAKKRKAARRKKEEGTEQGLGHPPDSPTDASPDNNHDGKEKTSSSSSSSSSSSSSSDEEVEQEERREPAAAVEMEDNATVNDDGEKLEEVAVPVSTEAGVVSVEFLKAEKSEVAVEESAAAAATAVTVVLIDAPVPVDEEVVEAAEAATGTLVTWLEIDSLTHETDAKPAAALEETPVSESPRPSGEFCHSTENIEPTPAPVAELRASWWNCCGLFDVLTASKDSIRA from the exons ATGCCGTCGGGTGCCAAGAAGCGGAAAGCTGCCCGGCGAAAGAAGGAGGAGGGAACGGAGCAGGGCCTTGGCCACCCACCGGACTCCCCCACCGACGCTTCTCCag ACAACAACCACGACGGTAAGGAAAAGAcgagcagcagcagtagtagcagcagcagcagcagcagcagcagcgacgagGAGGTGGAGCAGGAAGAGCGGAGGGAACCCGCGGCTGCCGTCGAGATGGAGGATAACGCTACAGTTAATGATGACGGTGAGAAGTTGGAGGAGGTGGCAGTTCCTGTCTCCACGGAGGCTGGAGTCGTGAGCGTAGAGTTCCTCAAGGCTGAGAAATCTGAGGTCGCTGTGGAGGAatcagcggcggcagcagcgactgCTGTGACGGTCGTTCTGATCGATGCGCCAGTTCCTGTGGATGAAGAGGTCGTCGAAGCCGCCGAGGCCGCGACGGGGACTCTGGTGACTTGGCTGGAGATTGATTCTTTGACGCATGAGACTGACGCGAAACCAGCGGCCGCTCTGGAAGAAACTCCTGTTTCTGAATCGCCTCGTCCAAGTGGGGAGTTCTGCCATAGCACCGAGAACATTGAG CCCACTCCCGCGCCAGTGGCAgagcttcgagcttcatggtggaATTGCTGCGGATTGTTTGATGTTCTTACGGCTTCCAAAGACAGTATCAG AGCATGA
- the LOC103975487 gene encoding probable WRKY transcription factor 31, with protein sequence MDEGGTTRGRGLTLNTSPPLFLSPPLDHGGDPRRPQPMESDRYRHRSGENRPVVNEMDFFSDERWKAVSKVEPDLDLKVTREDLTINTGLNLLTANAGSDQSTVDDGMSPADDSKENKSELAAMQAELARTKEENQKLNETLNQLTASYNALQMHLIALMQQQHQPKRDPQAHEAADEKGQAKNHEYGGVLVPRQFMDLGPAAEADEPSHSSTASRDQPSSPPDNVEVGSKDRQLHKQIARPDRAKSSREDSPDQGWNPSKDPKLSPSKSTEQVQEAIMRKARVSVRARSEAPMITDGCQWRKYGQKMAKGNPCPRAYYRCTMATACPVRKQVQRCAEDRSILITTYEGTHNHPLPPAAMAMASTTSAAVSMLLSGSMSSPEGLMNPDFLARTILPYSSSMATISASAPFPTVTLDLTHNTNALQLQRPPAQFPLSFPGVATTAAAGFIAPSQIMGQALHNQSNFSGLQMPAGMEAAHLLHPKAQSALPSTLADTVSAATAAITADPNFTAALAAAISSIISGNHQSASNYDDNKSSANKTSSDGNNNKDDNPSRSNFRATQ encoded by the exons ATGGACGAAGGCGGAACTACTCGCGGACGAGGGCTCACCTTGAACACCTcccctcctctctttctctcaccTCCCTTGGACCACGGCGGCGATCCCAGGCGCCCGCAGCCCATGGAGTCCGATCGATATCGCCACCGCAGCGGTGAGAATCGTCCTGTCGTTAACGAGatggatttcttctcggatgagcGGTGGAAGGCCGTCAGCAAAGTGGAGCCCGATCTTGATCTCAAGGTGACGAGGGAAGATCTCACCATCAAT ACTGGATTGAATCTTCTCACTGCCAACGCCGGCAGCGACCAATCGACGGTAGACGACGGGATGTCGCCCGCCGATGACTCCAAGGAGAACAAGAGTGAG CTGGCGGCCATGCAGGCCGAGCTAGCACGCACGAAGGAAGAGAACCAGAAGCTGAACGAGACGCTGAACCAATTGACCGCCAGCTATAATGCTCTTCAGATGCATCTCATCGCGTTGATGCAGCAGCAACACCAACCCAAAAGAGACCCACAGGCTCATGAG GCGGCAGATGAAAAAGGTCAGGCCAAGAATCACGAATATGGAGGAGTTCTTGTGCCGAGGCAGTTCATGGATCTCGGTCCAGCTGCGGAAGCCGACGAGCCATCTCACTCGTCGACGGCAAGCCGAGACCAGCCCTCTTCGCCGCCGGACAATGTCGAAGTGGGATCGAAGGACCGCCAGTTACACAAGCAGATTGCTCGACCTGATCGCGCAAAGTCTAGCAGGGAAGACAGCCCAGACCAAGGCTGGAACCCAAGCAAAGATCCCAAGTTATCCCCTTCCAAGAGCACGGAGCAAGTACAAGAAGCCATCATGAGGAAAGCTCGCGTATCTGTTCGAGCACGGTCTGAAGCACCCATG ATCACCGATGGATGCCAGTGGAGGAAGTACGGACAGAAGATGGCGAAAGGAAACCCATGCCCGCGGGCTTACTACAGATGCACCATGGCCACCGCATGCCCTGTCCGCAAACAG GTGCAGAGGTGCGCTGAGGACCGTTCGATCCTAATAACGACCTACGAGGGCACTCACAACCACCCGCTCCCGCCGGCGGCCATGGCGATGGCGTCGACCACCTCGGCCGCAGTGTCGATGCTGCTGTCGGGGTCGATGTCGAGCCCCGAGGGGCTTATGAACCCCGACTTCCTCGCACGAACGATCCTGCCGTACTCGTCGAGCATGGCGACCATATCGGCCTCGGCTCCCTTCCCCACCGTGACGTTGGATCTCACTCACAACACCAACGCGCTGCAGTTGCAGCGGCCACCTGCCCAGTTCCCCCTCTCGTTCCCTGGTGTCGCTACCACCGCTGCTGCTGGCTTCATTGCGCCGTCGCAGATCATGGGGCAGGCGCTGCACAACCAATCAAACTTCTCGGGGCTTCAGATGCCTGCAGGGATGGAGGCCGCGCACCTTCTGCACCCAAAAGCCCAGTCGGCGCTTCCGTCCACTCTTGCCGACACGGTGAGCGCTGCCACGGCGGCCATAACAGCAGACCCCAACTTCACTGCTGCTCTCGCCGCCGCCATCTCATCAATCATCAGCGGGAATCACCAATCTGCAAGCAACTACGACGACAACAAGAGCAGCGCCAATAAAACCAGCAGCGATGGCAACAACAACAAAGACGACAACCCGTCCCGTTCCAATTTTCGGGCCACCCAATAG
- the LOC103975486 gene encoding transcription factor bHLH149-like encodes MIMIMISTDASAPAKRRTKPSPPENKWRTGARERAYRSRLLEALRAAGERRASGPRAVKEAADSALALTARGQSRWSRAVLLRRRSRLLVRAGGRIRRRKRPRRRPVGPTPGTGQPEEGKKVRDRLRALGRLVPGCENLSTASLLEEAADYVAALEMQVKTMRTLADDLSAAAASGNGRRAEG; translated from the coding sequence atgatcatgatcatgatctcCACCGACGCTAGTGCCCCGGCAAAGCGCAGGACGAAACCCTCGCCACCCGAGAACAAGTGGCGGACCGGCGCCCGGGAGCGAGCCTACCGCAGCCGCCTCCTCGAGGCCCTCCGTGCCGCCGGCGAGCGGAGAGCGTCCGGACCCCGTGCCGTCAAGGAGGCGGCGGACTCCGCCCTCGCCCTCACCGCCCGCGGCCAGTCCCGTTGGAGCCGCGCCGTCTTGCTCCGCCGCCGTAGCAGGCTCCTCGTCAGGGCCGGCGGCAGAATCCGCCGCCGCAAGCGGCCGCGGAGACGGCCGGTGGGACCGACTCCCGGAACGGGGCAGCCGGAGGAGGGGAAGAAGGTGAGGGACCGGCTGCGGGCGCTCGGCCGGCTGGTGCCCGGGTGCGAGAACCTGTCGACGGCTAGCCTGCTGGAAGAGGCGGCGGACTACGTGGCGGCGCTGGAGATGCAGGTGAAGACCATGCGCACTCTCGCCGATGACCTCTCGGCGGCGGCCGCGTCGGGGAACGGCCGGAGGGCTGAGGGATAG
- the LOC135631747 gene encoding acyl-coenzyme A oxidase 3, peroxisomal-like — translation MDPQSTAARHVAVIAGHLNCPSPSAAAPLALAACLHYDPPELSEKPPAFDLAALRRVLDGHDLAARDWLFRLMEESPLFCPRHRGDRTFVAPDYNQTKEQQRAVTMRRIEYLLRRGVFEGWVTGSGPEAELRKLAFFECIAIYDHSLSVKLGVTFFLWGGAIRFFGTKRHHDKWLKATEDYQVKGCFAMTELGHGSNVRGIETIAIYDTNTREFVINTPCESAQKYWIGGAANHATHTIIFSQLLINGTSQGIHAFVAQIRDADGNVCPNVRIADCGHKIGLNGVDNGRIWFDNLRVPRENLLNSVADVLPDGQYVSSIKDKDKRFAAFMAPLSFGRVNIAATAVYISKVALAITVRYALTRRAFSISANGPEVLLLDYPSHQWRILPLIAKTCAMSSAANYLKRLYVKRTPETNKSIHIYSSSLKATLTWHNMRALQECRKACGGQGLKTENRIGILNGEYDVQSTFEGDNNVLMQQVSKALLAEYLAAEKMKSSFEGLGLEHMNDPCPIIPANLTSCTLRSIKFQLDLLCLRERDLLGRYASEVSQYQAQGESKQKAMLLSHQLADELARAFTERTILQIFADDEMTQSAGPLKELLGLLRSMYALICVEEDASFLRYGYLSLESAAAARKEVMKLCGALRPHALSVVSSFGIPDAFLSPIAFDWIQANSWASLSNE, via the exons ATGGATCCCCAGTCCACCGCCGCCCGCCACGTTGCCGTCATCGCTGGCCATCTGAACTGCCCCTCTCCCTCCGCGGCAGCCCCACTCGCGCTCGCCGCGTGCCTCCATTATGACCCGCCCGAGCTCTCCGAGAAGCCGCCGGCCTTCGACCTAGCCGCGCTGCGCCGGGTTCTGGACGGCCACGACCTCGCGGCGCGGGACTGGCTGTTCCGGCTGATGGAGGAGAGCCCGCTCTTCTGCCCCCGCCACCGCGGCGACAGGACGTTCGTTGCCCCGGACTACAACCAGACCAAGGAACAGCAGCGGGCGGTCACGATGCGGCGGATCGAATACCTGCTCCGCCGTGGTGTGTTCGAAGGGTGGGTCACAGGGAGCGGCCCGGAGGCGGAGTTGAGGAAGCTTGCCTTCTTCGAGTGCATCGCGATCTATGACCACTCCCTCTCTGTCAAACTAGGGGTCACTTTCTTTCTCTG GGGAGGGGCAATTCGGTTTTTTGGCACAAAGCGTCATCATGACAAATGGTTGAAGGCTACTGAGGATTATCAAGTTAAGGGTTGTTTTGCAATGACTGAGTTGGGGCATGGAAGTAAT gTTAGAGGAATCGAGACAATTGCTATTTATGACACAAACACAAGAGAGTTTGTGATAAACACTCCATGTGAATCAGCTCAGAAGTACTGGATTGGAGGAGCTGCTAAT CATGCAACACACACAATAATCTTCTCTCAACTCCTTATAAACGGAACCAGCCAAGGGATCCATGCATTTGTAGCACAAATCCGAGATGCAGATGGAAATGTTTGCCCCAATGTTCGTATAGCTGACTGTGGTCACAAGATTGGCTTGAATGGTGTTGATAATGGTCGGATATG GTTTGATAATCTCAGAGTCCCTCGGGAAAACTTGCTAAACTCAGTTGCTGATGTATTGCCCGATGGGCAATACGTGAGCTCAATAAAAGACAAAGATAAG AGGTTTGCAGCTTTTATGGCTCCGCTGTCTTTTGGGCGTGTGAATATTGCAGCTACTGCAGTTTATATATCAAAG GTGGCTTTAGCAATTACTGTGAGATATGCTTTGACGAGGCGAGCTTTTTCCATATCTGCTAATGGGCCTGAGGTTCTGTTGCTGGACTATCCTAGCCATCAATGGCGTATCTTACCCTTAATTGCAAAGAC TTGTGCTATGAGTTCTGCAGCTAATTATTTGAAAAGATTATATGTTAAGAGGACACCAGAAACAAACAAAAGTATTCACATATATTCCAGTTCTCTGAAAGCTACACTTACGTGGCATAACATGAGAGCACTTCAG GAGTGTCGCAAAGCCTGTGGTGGGCAAGGCTTGAAAACAGAGAACCGAATTGGTATTCTAAATGGTGAGTATGATGTCCAATCTACCTTTGAGGGAGATAACAACGTATTGATGCAACAG GTTAGCAAAGCACTCCTTGCAGAGTATTTAGCAGCAGAAAAGATGAAGAGTTCATTCGAGGGATTGGGGTTGGAACACATGAATGATCCTTGCCCAATTATCCCGGCTAATCTAACAAGTTGTACACTTAGAAGCATCAAGTTCCAG CTTGACCTACTCTGCTTGAGGGAGAGAGATTTACTTGGGCGGTATGCTAGTGAAGTGTCTCAATATCAAGCCCAAGGAGAAAGCAAACAGAAGGCAATGCTTTTG AGTCATCAGCTTGCTGACGAATTGGCAAGGGCGTTCACTGAACGCACAATATTGCAAATTTTTGCGGATGATGAGATGACTCAGTCTGCTGGACCACTAAAG GAGCTACTGGGGCTGCTGAGGTCGATGTATGCCTTGATCTGTGTGGAAGAAGATGCTTCATTTCTTCGCTATGGGTACTTGTCACTTGAAAGTGCTGCTGCCGCAAGGAAAGAAGTCATGAAGCTGTGTGGTGCTCTAAGGCCCCATGCACTTTCTGTGGTCAGTTCCTTTGGAATCCCTGATGCTTTCCTGAGCCCAATTGCTTTCGATTGGATTCAGGCCAACTCCTGGGCTTCCCTGAGCAATGAATAA
- the LOC103975484 gene encoding monothiol glutaredoxin-S9, translating into MRTAPLFFNTDTILGSLLSAFFVRRGWWIIMMQQAIPYSSGKAWPSLSRAPEAWELKKIIGGAGEIRVAVEENPVVVVGRSGCFMVHVVRRLLLGQGVNPVVCEVGEDADEVAIMASLPPEAHDERRTSAATVTLPAVFVGGRLVGGLDRLMAVHISGELVPILKRAGALWL; encoded by the coding sequence ATGCGTACAGCGCCTCTATTCTTCAACACCGATACCATCCTTGGTTCTCTTCTCTCGGCCTTTTTTGTTCGTCGAGGTTGGTGGATTATTATGATGCAGCAGGCGATCCCCTACAGCAGCGGCAAGGCATGGCCCTCGCTGAGTCGGGCGCCGGAGGCATGGGAGCTCAAGAAGATCATCGGCGGCGCCGGCGAGATCAGGGTGGCGGTGGAGGAGAACCCCGTGGTGGTGGTGGGGCGGAGCGGCTGCTTCATGGTCCACGTCGTCCGGAGGCTGCTGCTGGGGCAGGGGGTCAACCCCGTGGTGTGCGAGGTCGGGGAGGACGCTGACGAGGTCGCCATCATGGCATCGCTGCCGCCGGAGGCGCACGACGAGCGGCGGACTTCCGCCGCCACGGTGACGCTGCCGGCGGTGTTCGTAGGGGGCAGGCTGGTGGGGGGGCTGGACCGGCTCATGGCCGTCCACATCTCCGGCGAGCTCGTGCCCATCTTGAAGCGAGCCGGCGCTCTGTGGCTATGA
- the LOC135631748 gene encoding uncharacterized protein LOC135631748, whose protein sequence is MEHADGSLGEGPLEDGLTAKKQMKSPSQVQILEEAYAVEPNPSTWMKEKLARRTGLEYMQVQNWFGNRRFLDKHGPRRYTPRKNRDHLLGGGNYMHLAPEFSPGSTSSMPLVSVARAGPSFIIGSACADEPLSLKRHQPPQTFMPAGTSLVQPRVGPALQLPSSVTQPHVWPMYQKLQQAVTHAEDKLGHTSRAYEPISTKFKPLTSGTFEVPLVTVHMEQKNTWQPCDGKETEGAWSESIKESTFLARLECGLVTSPFNESDVTVPDVHMHDVKAPRTVREYQFFPMEPSWLLNYENVNHNRPVSSINISSHGGRTSNKHKCAISSFSSQYEASDATHQSQQGGVKTASSLSEYHKAPNCVLPNCAPDDRYAVRQVTQLGNPFYLSDKANIHYDSYRRMEKAQIHSSESSGDNEFHPFDHARISTPAAFEDTNNRDGNWTMQNQRRYQSYRLHAHGYDCFRVMPRGRSDTASADVARQVNYFSDTDDSCRPVVAKWNHKENRAVYITDDSDNTLSMSSGTESTLSYGYDDEAAANVKGHAGGKSMVETDVNDEEDHAGEAHSRWKHFNVAGIGEDDDEMEDMDSPLSSEHTL, encoded by the exons ATGGAGCACGCGGACGGGAGCCTCGGAGAGGGGCCTCTTGAGGACGGATTAACGGCGAAGAAGCAGATGAAGAGTCCATCACAGGTGCAGATCCTCGAGGAAGCTTATGCAG TGGAGCCGAATCCAAGTACGTGGATGAAGGAGAAGTTAGCAAGAAGAACAGGGCTGGAGTACATGCAAGTCCAGAACTGGTTTGGGAATCGGCGGTTCCTCGACAAGCATGGTCCTCGGAGGTACACACCCAGGAAGAATCGTGATCATCTCCTGGGTGGTGGAAACTATATGCATCTGGCGCCCGAGTTCAGTCCTGGATCGACCTCCAGCATGCCATTGGTTAGTGTTGCAAGAGCTGGCCCGTCATTTATAATTGGATCGGCATGTGCAGACGAACCCTTGAGTTTGAAGAGGCACCAGCCACCGCAAACCTTCATGCCTGCAGGAACATCCTTGGTGCAGCCCAGAGTGGGGCCTGCCCTGCAATTGCCTTCATCAGTGACGCAACCGCATGTGTGGCCAATGTACCAAAAGCTGCAACAAGCAGTCACGCATGCTGAGGATAAACTGGGGCATACTTCAAGAGCTTATGAACCAATCAGTACCAAGTTCAAGCCTTTGACTTCTGGAACTTTTGAGGTTCCTTTAG TTACAGTACATATGGAACAAAAAAATACTTGGCAACCTTGTGATGGCAAAGAAACTGAGGGAGCATGGTCAGAGTCAATTAAG GAGTCAACATTCTTGGCTAGGTTGGAATGTGGTTTAGTGACAAGTCCATTTAATGAATCAGATGTCACTGTTCCAGATGTTCACATGCATGATGTTAAGGCTCCAAGGACTGTCCGTGAATACCAGTTCTTTCCGATGGAACCAAGCTGGTTACTGAATTATGAAAATGTCAATCATAATCGTCCTGTGTCTTCAATTAATATTTCAAGTCATGGAGGGCGAACTTCAAATAAACATAAGTGTGCcatttcatctttttcttctcaATATGAGGCATCAGATGCCACTCATCAATCTCAACAAGGTGGGGTCAAGACTGCATCTTCACTATCAGAATACCACAAAGCCCCAAATTGTGTTCTTCCGAACTGTGCACCTGATGACCGTTATGCTGTTCGTCAGGTTACTCAACTGGGCAATCCATTTTATTTATCTGATAAGGCGAATATCCATTATGACAGTTATCGCAGGATGGAGAAGGCACAG ATACACTCATCAGAATCATCAGGTGACAACGAATTCCATCCGTTTGATCATGCAAGAATCTCCACTCCGGCAGCCTTTGAGGACACGAACAACAGGGATGGCAACTGGACCATGCAAAACCAGAGAAGATATCAGTCATATCGGCTTCATGCGCACGGTTATGATTGCTTTCGCGTAATGCCGCGGGGGAGATCTGATACCGCATCAGCAGATGTTGCACGCCAAGTGAACTATTTTAGCGACACCGATGATAGTTGCAGACCAGTTGTTGCAAAGTGGAATCACAAAGAAAACCGAGCTGTTTACATCACAGATGACAGTGACAACACTCTATCCATGTCAAGTGGAACTGAATCAACTTTGAGCTATGGATACGATGATGAGGCAGCTGCAAATGTGAAAGGGCATGCAGGAGGCAAATCCATGGTAGAAACTGATGTTAATGATGAAGAGGATCATGCAGGCGAGGCTCACAGTCGATGGAAACACTTCAATGTTGCTGGGATTGGTGAGGATGATGATGAGATGGAGGATATGGATTCACCCCTTTCTTCAGAACACACTCTCTAG